Proteins found in one Pongo pygmaeus isolate AG05252 chromosome 8, NHGRI_mPonPyg2-v2.0_pri, whole genome shotgun sequence genomic segment:
- the OPALIN gene encoding opalin codes for MSFSLNFTLPANTTSSPVTGGKETDCGPSLGLAAGIPSLVATALLVALLFTLIHRRRSSIEAMEESDRPCEISEIDDNPKISENPRRSPTHEKNTMGAQEAHIYVKTAAGSEEPVHDRYRPTIEMERRRGLWWLVPRLSLE; via the exons ATG AGTTTTTCACTGAACTTCACCCTGCCGGCGAACACA ACGTCCTCTCCTGTTACAGGTGGGAAAGAAACG GACTGCGGGCCCTCTCTTGGATTAGCGGCGGGCATACCATCGCTGGTGGCCACAGCCCTGCTGGTGGCTTTACTATTTACTTTGATTCACCGAAGAAGAAGCAGCATTGAGGCCATGGAG GAAAGTGACAGACCATGTGAAATTTCAGAAATTGATGACAATCCCAAGATATCTGAG AATCCTAGGAGATCACCCACACATGAGAAGAATACGATGGGAGCACAAGAGGCCCACATATATGTGAAGACTGCAGCAGGAAGCGAGGAACCTGTGCATGACCGTTACCGTCCTACTatagaaatggaaagaaggaGGGGATTGTGGTGGCTTGTGCCCAGACTGAGCCTGGAATGA